CTGTCTCACCGGAGCCCAGGGCACCGAGGAGGCCATCCGGTCCTGTTACACACAGTTGCGGCGGGAGTACGTCCCCGCGGTGATCGCTTTGGATGCCTGCCGGCGCGCGCCGCGGTAGGAACGGCCGGGGGGACACCAGCCGTGGCCGGAGCCGCGCGGGAAAACCTGGCGCGGCTCCGGCCGCGGCTGTGCCAGTCTGGCGGACCGTCCCGAACCGGTTTCGACACAGGAGCCTCCGATGACGGTGCCGTCCCGCCTGCTGCCGCTGCTGGAGCAGTTCGACTTCGCGTACAGGCGTCTCGCCGACCGTATGACAGGGCCCGTCGTGGACAGCGGCGACGGAACGGACACCCCGGTCGGTCCGCTGACGGACGACGAGTACTTCTGGGAGCCGGTGCCGGGCTGCTGGTCGGTACGGCGGCGCGAGGGCGGGCCGGGGCCGCGCGCCACGTCCCTGACGGGCGCGGGCGACTGGGGGCGCGACGCCGCCGCCTACCCGCACCCCTGGCCGCCGCCCTTCACCACGATCGCGTGGCGCCTGAGCCACCTCAGCGAGATGCTGACGCTGCGCGCCGACCACACCGCCGGCGGCCGGCGGCTGACCCGGGACGACTACCGGATCAGCGGGGACGCGGCGACCGCGACGACCGCCTTCGGCAGCGGGGCGGAGGCCTGGCGGAAGGCGCTGCTCGGCGCCGACGACACCGCGCTCGACACGGTCGGGTACTGCACCTATCCGCACGGCGGCGATCCGGAAGAGCCGTTCCTCGACATCGTGTGGTGGGTGAACCAGGAACTGCTGCACCACGGAGCCGAGATCGCCCTGCTGCGCGACCTCTATCACGCCCGCGCGCAGCCCGACGGCCGCTGAGGACCCCGGACCGTCGTCGGCAGGGGGGCGGGCGCGAGGGGGCCGAAGGGCCCCGGGGGCGGGCCGGGCGGCCCGTGGTGGCAAGGGCGGAAACGGCCCAGGCTGGAGGCAGACCACACGAAGGGAGCCGGTGTGATGACCTCCGCCACCACCATGAACGCGGCACTCCCCGCCGAGCACCGCGCACGGCTGATGCGGGCAGCCGGTGAGGTGTCCTTCGACGCCGGGACCCGGCTGTTCGAGGAGGGCCGGCGCGCCGACCGGCTGTGGATCGTCCGCACCGGCACGGTCGCCCTCGACCTCCGCGTGCCCGGCCGGCGGCCCGCCGTCGTCGCCTCGCTGGGCCACGGCGAACTGGTCGGCTGGTCCTGGTACCACCCGCCGTACCTCTGGCGCCTGGGCGCCGAGGCGGTCACTCCGGTGCGCGCGTGGGAGTTCGACGGCGGGACGGTCCGGGCCATGTGCGCCCAGGACCCGGAGTTCGGCCGTGCGATCGCGGTCTGGGTGGGCCGGGTGCTCGTCGAGCGGCTGCTCGCCTCCCGCGTCCGGCTGCTCGACCTGTACGCCCCCTACGGCAGCGGAAGCCTCCTCTGACCGCGCGGCGCCGTGCGGCGGGTGCTCACTCCCCGTGCTCGCCGCCACTCGGTGGAGGTGACTTCCCGGCTGGCACAGTCGCGTCGTCCCGGGCAGCGTGGAGAGTACCGACAACGACTCGCTGGTGAGGTGGCCATGCAACCCCCTGAACCGAAGGCCCGCGTGGTCGCGGGTGTGGACGGCTCCCCGACGTCGTACGCGGCGCTGCGCTGGGCGGCGCGGTACGCGGAGATGGTCGGCGGCTTCGTGGAGGCCGTGTACGCCTGGGACACCCCGTCGGCCATCGGCTGGACCGGGCCCGCGATCGACCCCGAGTTCGACCTGGAGCAGGCGCAGGAGCGGTTCGCGGAGGAGATGCGGGCGGTCTTCCCCGACGAACGGCCCGCCGGTATGCGCGAGATCCTGGTGGAGGGCGACCCCTCGGACGTGCTGATCGCGGCCTCGGAGGGGGCGGAGATCCTCGTCGTGGGCCGCCGGGGGCGGGGCGGCTTCGCCCGCGCGTTCCTGGGCTCCGTAAGCCTGCGCTGCGCCCAGCACGCGGCCTGCCCGGTCGTCGTCGTCCGGGAGGACCAGGACCGGCGGCGCTGATCCGGCCGCCAGGTGCCGTCGGCTACCAGGTGTCGATACGGCGGCCGGTCAGCGCGCTCATCCCGATCCGCACCCACACGTCGCGTTCCCCGCCGGCCCAGGGCGCGCTGTAGGCGCGCTCGGCGAGATGACGTACGGCGTCGGGGTCGGTCACCTGTTCGGCGGTGCCGTGCACGACGACGCTCCAGCCCTGGCTGAGCGCGTCGTCCACGCGGTCGACCTCGAAGGCCACCTCCCGGTCGAGCCCTTGGAGGGAGACCGTCCCGGCCTGCGTCCTGAAGACGATGGCGTCGTCGATGACGCTGTAGTTGACGGGTACGACGACCGGGGCGGCCTCGGTGGACACCGCGATCCTTCCCACGCCGTGCGTCGACAGCAGCCGACGGCAGTCCTCCTCGCCCAGCTCGGTGAAGCGGGGCGTCCGGGCGGCCTGCCCGAGGCCGGACGGCAGGTCGGCGTGTCCGCCGCCGAGCTCCGTGACGCTGGTGCGCAGGGCCCCGGCCAGCCGGAGCAGCGTACCGGCTTCCGGTGCGGCGGTGCTGTGCTGCTCCAGGTGCTCGATGTAGGCCGGGGCCATGGCCGCCCGGAACGCCAGGTCCTCCACGGTGAGGCCCAGTTCCCTGCGGCGCTGTTCGATGCGGCGCCCGAGGTCGCCCTGCGGCAGCCGTCCCGGTGGTCTCTCTTCGGCCATGGTTCCTCATTCCTCGGGCTGCGGGCCGTCGCCCCGTATGTCCACCATGACCGATGTCGCCGGGCCGGGCCCGGTCAAACGGTCCCCGGCCCCGGCGGGCTACGGCCGTTCGGCCCCCGCGCTGCTCCGCTCGGGTGATTCCCGACGACGGCCGACGTCCGGCAGCGGGCCCCGGTCGCACACCGCCGGGGCGCTACCGCCGCAGGGGCGCGCGCCAGACCAGCCGGGTTCCCCCGCCTTCGGGGCAGCCGAGTTCCAGGTCCCCGCCGAGGTTCCGGGCACGTTCCGCCATGTTGCGCAGGCCGCTGCGGCGGCCCCCGGGCGGGATGCCGACGCCGTTGTCGGTGACCGTGAGCCGTACCTCGGTGCCGTCGGTCTCCAGGGCCACGTCGGCGCGGTCGGCGTGGGCGTGCCGGGCGATGTTGGCGAGGGACTCGGACAGGACGGCCACGACGTGGTCGGCGGTCTCCCTGGGCACGTGGGTGTCGAGCAGTCCCTCCATCCGGACGCTGGGCGCGAATCCCAGCACCGGTGTCGCCTCGCCGGCCACCCGCACCGCCCGGGCGCGCAGCCCGGGTGTCTCGTCGCGGTCGTCGGCGCGCAGGCCGAAGATCGCGGACCTGATGATCTTGATGGTCTCGTCGAGGTCGTCCACGGCTCGCCGCACTCGCTCGGCGGCCTGGGGGTGCTGGATGAACCGGTCCGCGCTCTGCAGCGTCATGCCCGTGGCGAACAGCCGCTGGATGGCCAGGTCGTGCAGGTCCCGGGCGATCCGGTCGCGGTCCTCCAGCAGTGCGATCTGCTCGGCGTCCCGGCGGCGTTCGGCGAGTTCCATGGCGACGGCGGCCTGCGCGGCGAATCCCGTCAGCAGCTCCGTCTCCTTGTCGGAGAAGTCCGCCGCGCCCGTCTCGCGGGCCAGCAGGACCACGCCCCGGACCCGGTCCTCCCGGCCGATCGGGACGGCGACGGCCGGGCCGAGTCCGGCGAACCGCGGCGGGCCCGCCGTGACCCGCTCGTCACGTGCCACGTCCGGGCTGGTCACGGGGGCGCCCAGGGCGAAGGCCCGGCCGGTGAGGGTGCCCTCCACGGGCAGCACGAGGCCGCGGTGGGCGTCGGCCTGCGGGCCGATGGCCAGCTCCACCGCGAGCGCGTCGGCGTCCTGCACGGGGGTCGCCACGGCGGCGAGCGCCGAGCCGCTGATGTCGCGCGCCCGCTCGGCGATCAGCGCCAGCACCTCGGACTGGGCCGCGCCGGACATGAGGCTGCTGCTGACCTCCGCGGTGGCCGCGAGCCAGCGTTCCCGCAGCCGGGACTCCTCGTACAGCCGGGCGTTGTCGATCGCCACGCCCGCCGCCACGGCCAGCGCGGACAGCAGCGACTCGTCGTCCTCGTCGAACCGCAGCCCGCCGCGTTTCTCGGTGAGGTAGAGGTTGCCGAAGACCCGGTCGCGTGCGCGGATGGGTACGCCGAGGAAGGTGTTCATCGGCGGATGGTTGGGCGGGAAGCCGTACGACGCCGGGTGCTCGGAGAGTTTGCCGAGCCGCAGCGGCTCCGGGTGCCGGATCAGTTCGCCGAGGATGCCGTGGCCCTCCGGGTACGGGCCGATGCGGGCGATGTCCGCCGCGTCGACGCCGTAGGTGACGAACGCCGAGAGCCGTGTGCCGCCGGTGCCGATCACGCCGAGCGCCGCGTACTCGGCGTCGACCAGGACCGCCGCCGCCTCCACGATGCCGCGCAGCACCTGCTCCAGGTCCAGCTCGCGGCCGACGGAGACCACGGCCTCCAGCAGGGTGTGCACCTTGTTCTGGGTGCCGCGGGCGGCGTCCAGGCGGGCCTGCAACTCCCCCAGCAGCTCGTCCAGTCTCAGCTGCGGCAGCCGTACGACGCCTGCCGCACCCGTGCCCTCGGAGCTCTCCACCGCCGTTCCTCCCCGAACCCTCGCCCCGCGCGCGGCCGCCTCGTCCGGGATCACGGTAGCGGCCGGGGCGGGCGGGCGTGGCACGGGGTCGGGCGGCAGGCCCCTCGGCAGCGGTTTCCGGGCGCGCGGGCAGGGCCTATCGGCCCTACCCCTTGTCATCGCCCGGGTCCACGATGGCCTGGTGCTTCACGACGTCGACTTCCACGCGCTCGGCAGACAGGCCTGCCTGCGCCTGCTGGGCCGGGTGCCGGTCGGCCGCATCGTGTACACCCGGCGGGCGCTGCCGGCCGTGCTGCCGGTCAACTTCCGTCTGGACGCGGACTCCTCCGTGGTGCTGCGGACGTCGGCGGGCTCGGACCTGGTGCGCGCGGTCGACGGCGCCGTGGTCGCCTTCGAGGCCGACGAGTTCGACGCGGCGGCCCGCAGCGGCTGGAGTGTGGTCGTCACCGGCCGGGCCGCCCTGGTGACGGACCCGGCCGAGCGGGCGCGCCTCGCGCGGCGCGGCCCGGAGTCCTGGATGCCCCTGCCGGACGGGGTGTTCGTACGCATCGCGCCGGACCTGGTCACCGGCCGCCGGCTGTCGGGGATGTGACCGGCCGGGCGCCGCCCGGCTCACGACCGGTGGCCGGCGGCGCGCGGGCGGCTGCGGACCTGGGTCGCGATGACGGCCGCCTGGACACGGCGTTCGACCCCGAGCTTGGCGAGCAGGCGCGAGATGTGGTTCTTCACCGTCTTCTCGGCCAGGAACAGCCGCCGGCCGATCTGACGGTTGGTGAGCCCCTCCCCGATGAGCGCCAGGATCTCCCGTTCCCGCTCGGTCAGTCCGGGCAGGTCGTCCGGCTCGGCCTCCTCCTCCCGCCCGTCCCGCAGTCTGCTCAGGAGCCGGGTGGTGGCGCTGGGGTCCAGCAGCGACTGCCCGCCGGCCACCGTGCGCACGGCGGAGACCAAGTCCGAACCCCGGATCTGCTTGAGGACGTACCCGGACGCACCCGCCATGATCGAGTCCAGCAGCGCCTCCTCGTCGTCGAACGAGGTCAGCATCAGGCAGGCCAGCTCCGGCAGCTGCGAGCGCAGTTCCCGGCAGACGGTCACCCCGTCGCCGTCCGGCAGCCGGACGTCGAGGACGGCCACGTCGGGGCGCAGGGCGGGGACGCGCGCCAGGGC
This is a stretch of genomic DNA from Streptomyces rubradiris. It encodes these proteins:
- a CDS encoding response regulator, which codes for MAERAQTGPGNPIRVFLLDDHEVVRRGVRDLLDDEPDITVAGEASTVAQALARVPALRPDVAVLDVRLPDGDGVTVCRELRSQLPELACLMLTSFDDEEALLDSIMAGASGYVLKQIRGSDLVSAVRTVAGGQSLLDPSATTRLLSRLRDGREEEAEPDDLPGLTEREREILALIGEGLTNRQIGRRLFLAEKTVKNHISRLLAKLGVERRVQAAVIATQVRSRPRAAGHRS
- a CDS encoding helix-turn-helix domain-containing protein → MAEERPPGRLPQGDLGRRIEQRRRELGLTVEDLAFRAAMAPAYIEHLEQHSTAAPEAGTLLRLAGALRTSVTELGGGHADLPSGLGQAARTPRFTELGEEDCRRLLSTHGVGRIAVSTEAAPVVVPVNYSVIDDAIVFRTQAGTVSLQGLDREVAFEVDRVDDALSQGWSVVVHGTAEQVTDPDAVRHLAERAYSAPWAGGERDVWVRIGMSALTGRRIDTW
- a CDS encoding DinB family protein, whose translation is MTVPSRLLPLLEQFDFAYRRLADRMTGPVVDSGDGTDTPVGPLTDDEYFWEPVPGCWSVRRREGGPGPRATSLTGAGDWGRDAAAYPHPWPPPFTTIAWRLSHLSEMLTLRADHTAGGRRLTRDDYRISGDAATATTAFGSGAEAWRKALLGADDTALDTVGYCTYPHGGDPEEPFLDIVWWVNQELLHHGAEIALLRDLYHARAQPDGR
- a CDS encoding universal stress protein, which produces MQPPEPKARVVAGVDGSPTSYAALRWAARYAEMVGGFVEAVYAWDTPSAIGWTGPAIDPEFDLEQAQERFAEEMRAVFPDERPAGMREILVEGDPSDVLIAASEGAEILVVGRRGRGGFARAFLGSVSLRCAQHAACPVVVVREDQDRRR
- a CDS encoding pyridoxamine 5'-phosphate oxidase family protein, with translation MLHDVDFHALGRQACLRLLGRVPVGRIVYTRRALPAVLPVNFRLDADSSVVLRTSAGSDLVRAVDGAVVAFEADEFDAAARSGWSVVVTGRAALVTDPAERARLARRGPESWMPLPDGVFVRIAPDLVTGRRLSGM
- a CDS encoding cyclic nucleotide-binding domain-containing protein, yielding MTSATTMNAALPAEHRARLMRAAGEVSFDAGTRLFEEGRRADRLWIVRTGTVALDLRVPGRRPAVVASLGHGELVGWSWYHPPYLWRLGAEAVTPVRAWEFDGGTVRAMCAQDPEFGRAIAVWVGRVLVERLLASRVRLLDLYAPYGSGSLL
- a CDS encoding GAF domain-containing protein — encoded protein: MESSEGTGAAGVVRLPQLRLDELLGELQARLDAARGTQNKVHTLLEAVVSVGRELDLEQVLRGIVEAAAVLVDAEYAALGVIGTGGTRLSAFVTYGVDAADIARIGPYPEGHGILGELIRHPEPLRLGKLSEHPASYGFPPNHPPMNTFLGVPIRARDRVFGNLYLTEKRGGLRFDEDDESLLSALAVAAGVAIDNARLYEESRLRERWLAATAEVSSSLMSGAAQSEVLALIAERARDISGSALAAVATPVQDADALAVELAIGPQADAHRGLVLPVEGTLTGRAFALGAPVTSPDVARDERVTAGPPRFAGLGPAVAVPIGREDRVRGVVLLARETGAADFSDKETELLTGFAAQAAVAMELAERRRDAEQIALLEDRDRIARDLHDLAIQRLFATGMTLQSADRFIQHPQAAERVRRAVDDLDETIKIIRSAIFGLRADDRDETPGLRARAVRVAGEATPVLGFAPSVRMEGLLDTHVPRETADHVVAVLSESLANIARHAHADRADVALETDGTEVRLTVTDNGVGIPPGGRRSGLRNMAERARNLGGDLELGCPEGGGTRLVWRAPLRR